A single region of the Musa acuminata AAA Group cultivar baxijiao chromosome BXJ1-11, Cavendish_Baxijiao_AAA, whole genome shotgun sequence genome encodes:
- the LOC103972426 gene encoding phosphatase IMPL1, chloroplastic — MGRAVLSSSLVSLRPRIPAVPNPFLPNSTPNNALRFPSKISRGSRTRAAAVSESPTGRLFPRVAAESTGPIPAAELLKVVETAARTGAEVVMEAVNKPRNINYKGITDLVTDTDKLSESVILEVVKKNFKDHLILGEEGGLIGDSLSEYLWCIDPLDGTTNFAHGYPSFAVSVGVLFRGKPAAASVVEFVGGPMCWNTRTFCASSGGGAFCNGQKIHVSQTDQVERSLLVTGFGYEHDDAWATNINLFKEFTDISRGVRRLGAAAVDMSHVALGIVEAYWEYRLKPWDMAAGVLMVEEAGGVVTRMDGGKFTVFDRSVLVSNGIVHEKLLERIGPATEELKKKGIDFSLWFKPENYSTDS, encoded by the exons ATGGGTCGAGCcgttctctcttcctctctcgtCTCCCTGAGACCAAGGATTCCCGCGGTACCCAATCCTTTTTTACCCAATTCGACGCCCAACAACGCCCTGCGGTTTCCCTCGAAGATTTCGCGGGGATCCCGAACCCGCGCGGCGGCGGTCTCCGAATCCCCCACCGGGAGGTTGTTCCCGAGGGTTGCGGCCGAGTCCACGGGGCCGATCCCCGCGGCGGAGCTGCTGAAGGTCGTGGAGACGGCTGCGAGGACCGGCGCCGAG GTTGTGATGGAAGCTGTTAATAAGCCTCGCAACATTAATTACAAAGGAATCACAGATTTGGTGACGGA CACTGATAAATTGAGTGAATCAGTAATTCTGGAGGTAGTGAAAAAGAACTTTAAAGATCATCTTATACTTGGTGAGGAAGGTGGCCTTATTGGGGATTCATTGTCAGAGTATCTCTGGTGCATTGATCCTTTAG ATGGAACAACAAACTTTGCTCATGGTTACCCAAGCTTTGCTGTATCAGTGGGAGTACTGTTCCGTGGAAAGCCAGCTGCTGCATCTGTG GTTGAGTTTGTTGGTGGGCCTATGTGTTGGAATACTCGCACATTTTGTGCATCTTCTG GTGGTGGAGCCTTTTGCAATGGACAAAAGATTCATGTTAGTCAGACTGATCAG GTGGAACGCTCTCTTCTGGTAACAGGGTTTGGATATGAACATGATGATGCCTGGGCAACCAACATTAACCTGTTCAAAGAATTTACTGACATTAGCAGG GGTGTAAGAAGACTTGGTGCCGCTGCTGTTGACATGTCTCATGTTGCTCTTGGAATCGTCGAAGCCTACTGGGAATATCGTCTCAAGCCATGGGACATGGCTGCTGGTGTCCTG ATGGTTGAAGAAGCTGGTGGAGTTGTGACGCGAATGGATGGTGGAAAGTTCACAGTCTTTGATCGTTCTGTTCTAGTATCCAATGGTATTGTTCATGAAAAG CTGCTGGAGCGGATAGGCCCTGCAACTGAAGAGCTAAAGAAGAAAGGGATCGACTTTTCGTTATGGTTTAAGCCAGAAAACTACAGTACTGATTCTTGA
- the LOC135597787 gene encoding probable UDP-arabinose 4-epimerase 2 — translation MKENPQMLPTNRSRTQPRAVRPWPLSGMDNSDSRRKPHVYGKLLMAVILTAFCILILKQSPNFSGSNVFSRHEPGVTHVLVTGGAGYIGSHATLRLLTDSYRVTIVDNLSRGNLGAIRVLQQLFPEPGRLQFIFADLGDARAVNRIFAENAFDAVMHFAAVAYVGESTLEPLRYYHNITANTLVILEAMAAHGVKTLIYSSTCATYGEPEKMPITEETPQLPINPYGKAKKMAEDIILDFSKRSDMAVMILRYFNVIGSDPEGRLGEAPRPELREHGRISGACFDAALGILPGLKVKGTDYATSDGTCIRDYIDVTDLVDAHVKALDKARPNKVGIYNVGTGKGRSVKEFVEACKKATGVNIKVDYLERRPGDYAEVYSDPSKINSELNWTAHYTDLQKSLSTAWRWQKSHPNGYRSPSAMAV, via the exons ATGAAGGAAAATCCTCAAATGCTACCCACCAACAGGAGTAGAACTCAACCCAGGGCTGTTAGACCTTGGCCCCtttcag GGATGGACAACTCCGATTCAAGGCGCAAGCCTCATGTTTATGGAAAACTTCTGATGGCAGTTATTCTGACAGCCTTCTGCATACTGATTTTAAAGCAATCCCCGAATTTTAGTGGCAGTAATGTG TTTTCTCGTCATGAACCTGGGGTAACTCATGTCTTAGTAACAGGCGGTGCTGGCTATATTGGCTCGCATGCTACACTTCGACTCCTAACAGACTCATACCGTGTTACAATTGTG GATAACCTTTCCAGAGGGAATCTTGGGGCTATTAGGGTTCTCCAGCAGCTGTTTCCAGAGCCTGGAAGACTTCAGTTTATTTTTGCTGATTTAGGGGATGCAAGAGCT GTCAACAGGATATTTGCTGAAAATGCTTTCGATGCTGTTATGCACTTTGCAGCTGTTGCTTATGTAGGGGAAAGCACACTTGAACCTCTTAG GTACTATCACAACATCACGGCAAATACTTTGGTAATTCTTGAAGCTATGGCAGCACATGGTGTTAAAACTCTTATTTACTCGAGTACCTGTGCTACTTATGGAGAACCAGAAAAGATGCCTATTACAGAAGAAACTCCTCAG CTTCCTATCAACCCATACGGGAAGGCCAAGAAAATGGCAGAGGACATCATCTTGGATTTTTCGAAGAGATCAGACATGGCAGTCATGATCTTAAG GTATTTCAATGTCATAGGCTCAGATCCAGAAGGAAGACTAGGTGAAGCTCCTAGACCTGAACTAAGGGAGCATGGACGTATATCTGGTGCGTGCTTCGATGCAGCACTAGGTATCTTACCAGGGTTGAAG GTTAAAGGAACAGACTACGCAACAAGTGATGGAACTTGTATCAGAGACTATATCGATGTCACTGACCTTGTTGATGCTCATGTGAAAGCTCTTGACAAGGCAAGGCCTAACAAAGTTGGCATATACAACGTTGGTACTGGAAAAG GAAGGTCAGTCAAAGAATTTGTCGAGGCCTGCAAGAAGGCAACTGGGGTGAACATCAAAGTTGACTACCTTGAACGTAGACCAGGGGACTATGCCGAAGTCTACAGTGACCCTTCAAAAATCAATTCGGAGCTCAACTGGACCGCACATTACACCGATCTTCAAAAGAGCCTCTCAACCGCATGGAGATGGCAGAAATCACATCCGAATGGCTATCGGTCACCATCGGCCATGGCTGTTTGA
- the LOC135597786 gene encoding tubulin beta chain-like, whose amino-acid sequence MREILHIQGGQCGNQIGAKFWEVICDEHGIDGTGKYNGDSDLQLERINVYYNEASGGRYVPRAVLMDLEPGTMDSVRSGPVGQIFRPDNFVFGQSGAGNNWAKGHYTEGAELIDSVLDVVRKEAENCDCLQGFQVCHSLGGGTGSGMGTLLISKIREEYPDRMMLTFSVFPSPKVSDTVVEPYNATLSVHQLVENADECMVLDNEALYDICFRTLKLANPTFGDLNHLISATMSGVTCCLRFPGQLNSDLRKLAVNLIPFPRLHFFMVGFAPLTSRGSQQYRALTVPELTQQMWDAKNMMCAADPRHGRYLTASAMFRGKMSTKEVDEQMLNVQNKNSSYFVEWIPNNVKSSVCDIPPKGLKMASTFIGNSTSIQEMFRRVSEQFTAMFRRKAFLHWYTGEGMDEMEFTEAESNMNDLVAEYQQYQDATADEEEYEEEEEEAE is encoded by the exons ATGAGGGAGATCCTCCACATCCAGGGCGGGCAGTGCGGGAACCAGATCGGGGCCAAGTTCTGGGAGGTCATCTGCGACGAGCATGGAATTGATGGCACCGGGAAGTACAACGGCGACTCCGACCTCCAGCTCGAGAGGATCAATGTCTACTACAACGAGGCCAGCGGAGGGCGCTACGTTCCCCGCGCCGTGCTCATGGATCTGGAGCCCGGGACCATGGACTCCGTCAGATCCGGCCCCGTCGGCCAGATCTTCAGGCCGGACAACTTCGTCTTCGGCCAGTCCGGTGCCGGGAACAACTGGGCCAAGGGGCATTACACCGAGGGCGCCGAGCTCATCGACTCGGTCCTCGACGTGGTCAGAAAGGAAGCTGAGAACTGCGACTGCTTGCAGG GCTTCCAAGTTTGCCATTCTTTGGGGGGAGGAACTGGATCTGGCATGGGCACCCTTCTTATCTCTAAGATCAGGGAGGAGTACCCGGATAGAATGATGCTTACCTTCTCTGTTTTCCCATCACCAAAGGTGTCTGATACAGTTGTGGAGCCATACAATGCTACCCTCTCTGTTCATCAACTCGTTGAGAATGCTGATGAGTGTATGGTCCTTGACAATGAAGCGCTGTATGATATCTGCTTCCGCACTCTGAAGCTTGCAAATCCCACTT TTGGCGATCTTAATCACCTGATCTCTGCCACAATGAGTGGTGTCACATGCTGCCTTCGGTTTCCTGGACAGCTTAATTCCGACCTCCGGAAGCTTGCCGTGAACCTCATCCCTTTCCCCCGCCTCCACTTCTTTATGGTGGGGTTTGCACCCTTGACCTCGAGGGGCTCGCAGCAATATAGGGCCCTCACAGTTCCTGAATTGACCCAACAAATGTGGGATGCCAAGAACATGATGTGCGCTGCTGACCCTCGTCATGGCCGGTACCTGACAGCCTCAGCCATGTTCCGTGGGAAGATGAGCACAAAGGAAGTGGATGAGCAGATGCTGAATGTTCAGAACAAGAACTCTTCCTACTTCGTGGAGTGGATACCAAACAATGTCAAGTCTAGCGTGTGTGACATTCCGCCCAAGGGGCTAAAGATGGCTTCCACATTCATCGGGAACTCAACTTCCATCCAAGAGATGTTCAGGAGGGTGAGCGAGCAGTTCACAGCCATGTTCAGGAGGAAGGCTTTCTTACACTGGTACACCGGAGAGGGCATGGACGAGATGGAATTTACCGAGGCCGAGAGCAACATGAACGATCTGGTGGCCGAGTACCAGCAGTACCAAGATGCAACGGCAGATGAGGAAGAatacgaggaagaagaggaagaggctgAGTGA
- the LOC103972425 gene encoding nuclear transcription factor Y subunit C-4-like: MEQPPQPSQPLTGIVSGAAQRAYAAPTYQPAAMVTGAQAVTGAMPHLTQLTSAYPINPVNLASSHQLVYQQVQQFQHQQQQQLQAFWANQMSEIEQASDFKNHSLPLARVKKIMKADEDVHMISADAPVVFAKACEMFILELTLRSWIHTEENKRRTLLKNDIAAAISGTDIFDFLVDIVPRDELNGDGLGLARAGAPAESIPYYYLPASQMTGSGMNTGKPIGQTTRSVAYMWQQPQAQQLPLQHLRQATDGE; the protein is encoded by the coding sequence ATGGAACAGCCACCTCAACCATCTCAGCCTCTGACCGGAATTGTTTCTGGTGCCGCCCAAAGAGCATATGCTGCTCCTACCTACCAGCCAGCTGCAATGGTTACTGGAGCTCAAGCGGTAACAGGAGCCATGCCTCACCTGACACAACTTACCTCAGCATATCCTATTAACCCAGTCAATCTTGCAAGCTCGCATCAGCTTGTTTACCAGCAGGTCCAACAGTTCCAGCATCAGCAACAGCAACAACTCCAAGCCTTTTGGGCCAACCAGATGTCAGAGATAGAACAAGCCTCTGATTTCAAGAACCACAGCCTACCGCTCGCCCGGGTAAAAAAGATCATGAAGGCTGATGAGGATGTTCATATGATATCGGCTGATGCCCCTGTAGTCTTTGCCAAGGCATGCGAAATGTTTATACTGGAACTGACACTCAGGTCATGGATCCACACCGAGGAGAACAAGAGGAGAACGCTGCTGAAGAATGATATAGCTGCTGCTATATCCGGGACTGACATATTTGACTTCTTGGTCGATATAGTTCCGAGGGATGAGTTAAATGGTGACGGCCTTGGGCTTGCGAGAGCCGGAGCTCCTGCCGAGTCAATTCCTTATTACTATCTACCGGCATCACAGATGACAGGTTCTGGAATGAATACGGGAAAGCCTATAGGTCAAACGACTCGTTCAGTGGCTTATATGTGGCAGCAGCCTCAGGCACAACAGTTGCCGCTGCAGCATCTCCGGCAGGCAACCGATGGTGAGTGA
- the LOC103972429 gene encoding uncharacterized protein LOC103972429 isoform X1 yields MEPIHVINSRAKRLTQDREKRVPRVRPQPQSMEEGSSLAASCPGRSNGGGEGRTGIIDLRPPGSSPAVDLTDRVHLLPCSIKHDGPCPVSHYFKPKQTDVVVDDLCLKEAFYRGRKLQGVTVPLPPGYRGYVLDKSSESGKRSETSEGGFNRWLSRAEFGNLTYWNHDSLPSPDDPLGRCFHWFSVSNALHKPVTQAELDAAMSVQGRND; encoded by the exons ATGGAACCCATTCATG TCATCAACAGCCGCGCCAAACGTTTGACGCAGGACCGCGAAAAAAGGGTCCCTAGGGTTCGTCCCCAGCCACAATCCATGGAGGAAGGCAGCAGTCTCGCGGCTTCTTGTCCGGGTAGGAGCAACGGCGGCGGCGAGGGAAGAACCGGGATCATCGATCTCCGCCCTCCTGGTTCATCCCCGGCTGTTGATCTCACCGATCGAGTCCACCTCCTCCCCTGTTCCATCAAGCACGATGGCCCCTGCCCCGTCTCCCACTACTTCAAGCCCAAGCAGACAG ATGTGGTAGTGGATGATCTGTGCTTGAAAGAAGCGTTCTATAGAGGGAGGAAGTTGCAGGGCGTCACCGTTCCCCTACCCCCAGGATATCGAG GTTACGTTTTGGACAAGAGTTCGGAGAGTGGGAAGAGATCGGAAACTTCCGAAGGGGGATTCAACCGGTGGTTGTCCCGTGCTGAGTTTGGGAACTTAACATATTGGAATCATGACAGCCTGCCTTCACCAGACGATCCGCTCGGACGGTGCTTCCATTGGTTTTCTGTTTCTAATGCC tTGCACAAGCCAGTCACCCAAGCAGAGTTGGATGCGGCAATGTCTGTTCAAGGAAGAAATGATTGA
- the LOC103972429 gene encoding uncharacterized protein LOC103972429 isoform X2, whose protein sequence is MDREKRVPRVRPQPQSMEEGSSLAASCPGRSNGGGEGRTGIIDLRPPGSSPAVDLTDRVHLLPCSIKHDGPCPVSHYFKPKQTDVVVDDLCLKEAFYRGRKLQGVTVPLPPGYRGYVLDKSSESGKRSETSEGGFNRWLSRAEFGNLTYWNHDSLPSPDDPLGRCFHWFSVSNALHKPVTQAELDAAMSVQGRND, encoded by the exons ATG GACCGCGAAAAAAGGGTCCCTAGGGTTCGTCCCCAGCCACAATCCATGGAGGAAGGCAGCAGTCTCGCGGCTTCTTGTCCGGGTAGGAGCAACGGCGGCGGCGAGGGAAGAACCGGGATCATCGATCTCCGCCCTCCTGGTTCATCCCCGGCTGTTGATCTCACCGATCGAGTCCACCTCCTCCCCTGTTCCATCAAGCACGATGGCCCCTGCCCCGTCTCCCACTACTTCAAGCCCAAGCAGACAG ATGTGGTAGTGGATGATCTGTGCTTGAAAGAAGCGTTCTATAGAGGGAGGAAGTTGCAGGGCGTCACCGTTCCCCTACCCCCAGGATATCGAG GTTACGTTTTGGACAAGAGTTCGGAGAGTGGGAAGAGATCGGAAACTTCCGAAGGGGGATTCAACCGGTGGTTGTCCCGTGCTGAGTTTGGGAACTTAACATATTGGAATCATGACAGCCTGCCTTCACCAGACGATCCGCTCGGACGGTGCTTCCATTGGTTTTCTGTTTCTAATGCC tTGCACAAGCCAGTCACCCAAGCAGAGTTGGATGCGGCAATGTCTGTTCAAGGAAGAAATGATTGA